The genomic region TTCTGGTCCGGCCGGATCAGGCTGAAGTCGCGCGTCGTGATGCCGTCCAGCCGGCAGCCGACAGCGACGATCAGGTCGCAGGCAGCGAAGGCGTCCGTCTGGAACGGCACCCGGTCGATCTCGATGTGGCCGGCATAGGCGGCGTGGTCGTTGGGGTACGTGTCCTCCTGGCGATAGGTGGCGATCACCGGCGCGCCGCAGGCCTCGGCCAGCGCGACGAGCTCCGCCGAGGCCGCTTCAACGCTGACCAGTTCGCCCGCCAGCAGGATCGGCCGCTTCGCCGCGGCCAGCAGGCCGGCGATTTCCGCTGCCGCCGCCGCGTCGCAACCGGCCGAGGGCTTCGGCCCGGGCTGCGGGATCGGCGCGTCGCCCGTGTCGCCGTCGCTGATATCCTTCGGCATGATGACGATCACAGGCCCGGGCCGGCCGGTCGAGGCGAGCGTCAGGGCGCGCGCCGTCACCTCCGGCACCTGGCGTGCGTGCTGCGGCTCCAGCACGCCCTTGGCGATGGCGCCGTACATGCGGTGATAGTCGATTTCCTGGAACGCCTCCTTGCCGAGCGAGCCGGTCGGCACGTTGCCGATGAAGAGGACCAGCGGGATCGAATCCTGCATCGCCGTGTGGACGCCGATCGAGGCGTTGGTGGCGCCCGGCCCGCGGCTGACGAAGCAGACGGCCGGCCGCCGCGCGATGCGTCCATAGGCGGCGGCGGCGAAGGTGACGCCGCCCTCGTGCCGCGGCGTGATCAGGCGGATGCGGTTCTGCGCCTGCTGCAGCGCCGCCAGCACCGGCAGATAGCTCTCCCCCGGCACCGAAAAGGCGATATCCACGCCCCAGGCCAGCAACGTCTCGACCAGCGCCTCGCCACCCTTCATCCGACCCGTGCTCCCTCGCTTGCGATCGCGCGGAGTCTAGTTGCCCGGACGACTGCGCGCCACCGGCAACGGCCGATGCAACGGAGTGTCACGAAGGCGTCCTGATCTGTTGCGGATCGCGCGCTCCCCCCCTATCTTGCCGCGCTCCGGAGGGGTGGCCGAGTGGTTGAAGGCGCACGCCTGGAAAGTGTGTATACGGGGAACCGTATCGAGGGTTCGAATCCCTCTCCCTCCGCCAATGCGCCCGAGCGCGACTCTCTCCGTCGCCGATTGCGAGGCCGAAAAGCCCGCAGAACTGCGCCGTTTCGGCCGAAAGCTCATGACTGCGCGGCCCCGCCGGAGGGGCCCTTTCGTCTCTCTCGGGCCGGTTCTCTCCGAACCTCATGACTTTGGCCATTTAGTACGGAACTCGTAAGCTACTGATGCAGCGTCATTTTGTTGCCGCCGAAGCTCCGTACTTTCCGAAGAACAGATCGGCAACCGGGCGCGACTGGGCACGAACCGCACTGTTGATTTGCCTTCGGTTTTCCGTCGCTCCGGTGCTGAGGTCGGCACCACCTCCGGCACAGTCACAGATCTTCCCGGCCCGATCACTTGATCACCTTGTCGATGAAGCCGAGGGTGGTGGCGTTTTCCATCAGGGTCCGGACCTTTGCGCGGTCCAGGCCCGAGGGCACTTCCGCGTCGATCTCCAGTTTCAGAGACACTTCGCTGCCGGGCAGCGTCGTCAGTTGCTCGACGATCGCTTCGACGATCTGATGGATCTCGCGGGCAGGCCGGTCGGCTGAGATCATCACGGTTCCAATGAAGCGGGTCGGATTCCTCTCGGCCTGGGCGGTGGCCCCCGCCGTCCCGGCACCGGCACGCGTGGTGAGACCTCCGTCGTGGATGGTTTCGGACATCCCGCCGGCCGCGGCCGCAGCCGCCGAGGGCTTCGGACGGTGAGCCGCGGCGAAGAGGATCGCGAGCGGCTGGCCGATCTCGCGACGGCCGTGCAGGACATGGAACAGCAGCTGTCGACGGTCTGGCCGCCGCTGCGCGAGCTGCATGCCCGGCGGTCGGAGGCGATCAGCCGGACGCTGTGGGTCGTCGCCCGGCACTATCTGGCGGGCCGGACCGGTACGGATGCGCTGGACATCGGCCCGGATGGCTTGGTGACCGAAGCCTGCCTCGACAGCCTGCCGCCCGGCCATGTGAGCGCGATCGCCGGCAGGGCGATGGCGATGCGCCACCCCTCGCGGGATCAGGAAAAAAACTCACCTGCGCCGTCGCCGTCTGGCTCGAACCGGAAGCCTTCGACATCGACGACGGCGACGAAGCCGCGGCCGGCGGATGGGACATCTGCGGCGAGCACTTCGACAGCAACCCCGCACGTACACTGACGGCGGCCGACTTCGCGATGCTCGACGTGTGGCAGCTCTTCCGCGGCGGCACCGGTCCCGGCTTCCTGCCCGACGCCGGCGGCGTGATGGACCAGCCGACCGCGATGCTGAGGGCATTCGCGCGTGCCGGCAAGCGCGCGATCGCCGCCGGCCGGACGACGACGGTGATCATGTTCGTCCTGCTGCCGCAGACGCGGCTGAAGAAACGCCTCGACGTGAAGGGTGCCGGCGAGCGGTGGGTCGGCCGGCTGCCGGGACTGATCCTGAAGGAATGGCAGGCGGCGCCGGTCGACGCGGCGCTGTCGCGTAGAGGGCGCTGACGTGGCGGACCGCGAGCTCTCCATACGGCTGTCGCTGAAGGACGCGGAGACCGTCCGGCGCGCCCTCGAAGCGGTGGGCAGGGACGGACAGGCGGCGTTCGACCGCATGACGCGCGCCGCCGAGCCGGCCTCGGTCCGGCTGCGGCTGGTGAACACTGCGGCGGCCGAAGGCCAGGCCGTGATGCGGAACTACGCCGCGCAGCTGGGGCCGGTCGGCAACGCGCTCGGCATGCTGAGCACGCGCGGCCTCGTCGCTGCTGCCGGCATCGGCGCGGTGGCGCTGGCGATCGGCAAGGGGCTCGGCGTCAGCCGCCAGCTGGAGACGCTGAAGGCCTCCCTCGTAACCGTCACCGGCTCCGCGTCCGCCGCCGCCACGGCGTTCGAGCAGATCACCGCCTTCACGACCGAGACGCCCTTCACGCTCGATCAGGTCGCGAGCGCCTTCATCAAGCTCAAGGCGCTGGGCCTCGACCCGTCGGAAGCGGCGCTGCGTTCCTACGGCAACACCGCCTCGGCGATGGGCAAGAGCCTCGACCAGCTGATCGAGGCCGTGGCCGACGCCGCGACCGGCGAGTTCGAGCGGCTGAAGGAGTTCGGCATCCGGGCGTCGAGCGAGGGCAGCCGGGTCACCTTCACCTTCCGCGGCATCTCGACGACGGTGCAGAAGGAAGCGCAGGCGATCGAGGGCTATCTGCGCCGGCTGGGCGATGTCGAGTTCGCGGGCGGCATGGAGCGCCAGGCGCAGACGCTCGAAACCCAGATCAGCAACCTGACCGACGCGTGGCGGCTGTTCCTCGCCGAAGTGGCGAACGTCAGCGGCGCGCGCTCGGCCGCGGGCGGGTTCCTGACCTGGCTGACCGAGGCCGCGACGCAGGCGCGGCGAGGACTGGCTGCGACCACCGACTTCTCGCGCCAGATCGTCGAGAACGCCCGCCAGATCCGCACGATCGAGGACGAACTCGCGCAGCTTCGCGCGATGGGGATGTCCGAGAAAGACCCGGAGGTCAGCAGCCGTCTGCCGATCCTGGCGCGGATGCGCGAGGAAGAGGCGAAGCTCATTGCCGCTGCTCGCGCCGAGGCCGACGCTGCCGGTGCCGACGCGGCCCGGGTGAAGGCCGAGGCGGATGCCCAGGCGGCGGCGAAGGCCGAGGCGCGCGCGGCGGCGATCGCCAGGCTGACCGCCGAGCAGGCCCGCGAGATCGAGCTCGCCCGCATGGCTGCCGACGTTCGCGCCCAGCAGAACGCCGCCGACAGGGCCGAGGCCGATCTGCGGAAGGAGGTCGCCGACGCGACCGATGCGGAGATCGCCGCCGCGCGTGCCCGGGCGATTGAGGCGGTTAAGACGCAGCAGGCCGTCTCGGCTGCAGCGAGTGCGGGCAGCAAGGCAGAGGCGGACGCCGCCCGCGAGGCCAAGAAGAACGCCGAGGACTGGCTGCGGGTCATCGGTACCGTCAACGAAGAACAGCGTCGGTCGACGGAAGCCAAGGCCGAGGCGCATGACGACATCGCCGAGCAGATCGCCGGCATCGAAGCAGAGACGCGCCAGTTCGGCCTGTCGAACGTCGAGCGCGAGATCGCCGTCGAGCTGATCAAGGCCGAAGCCCTCGCGAAGCGCGCCAACACCGCCGTCACCGAGGACGAGCGCAAGGCGATCGAGGCCGCGACCCGCGCCCGCGCCGCCGAGCGCGAGCGGATCGAACAGCAGACGCGCGCCCGCGAGGACGCCGCGCGCGAGGCGGAGCGCACGACGGACCGGGTCGTCGATTATGCCGGCGATACCTTCGCCGACTTCTTCGCCGACACGCCGAAGTCGTGGAAGGACATGTGGAACGACATGTATTCCACGGCGAAGCAGACGCTCGCCAAGCTCGGCGGCGACCTGATCCTGCGCCCGGTGATCGCGCCGGTGGTGAATGCGGTGTACGGCGTCCAGGGCGCGGGCGACGCGCCCGGCCTCGGCGGAATCGGGGGCGGTGCCACCGGTACACGCGGCCCCGGCATCACGGATCTCGGCAACCTGCTGTCGCAGCAGAACGCGATCTTCGGCGGGCTGACGAGCAGCATCAACAGCTTCGGCGCCAGCCTCGGCTTCGCGTCCGGCGCGCAGATCGCCGCCCCGAGCGCCAGCTTCGTCGGACCGATGCCGCTGGCCCAGGGGTCGCTGTTCGGCACGACGACGCTGTCGGGGTTCCTGGGCGGCGTCGGTGCCGGCTTCGGCGCGGGCACGATGCTCGGCAGTCTGCTGGGTGCCACGCAGACGAACAGCATGATCGGATCCGGTGGCGGTGCGCTGCTCGGGGCCGGTATCGGCAGCATCGTCCCCGGCATCGGCACGCTGGTCGGCGGCCTCGTCGGCGGCCTGCTGGGCGGCGGCCTGTCCGCGCTGTTCGGCAAGGGCGGCAAGGACAAGCTGAAGATCCTGTCCGCCGACAACCCGCAGGGCAACGCACTGCTCGGCGACACGTTCGACGACGATCTCGCCCTGCGGAGCCCCTTCGGGTATGTCGGCCTCTCCGACAACAAGACGAGCGGCCATGACGCCGCCTTCGTGTCGAAGCTGGTCCAGACGCTCCGGCGCAGCGACCAGGGCGCCGCGCAGTATCTGTCGGGATCCGAGATCGCGACCGTGTCGACCGCGCTGCAGAACCAGGGCGGCTACAACCGCTCCGACCGGAAGTTCGGCGAGGAGGAGTTCGGCAAGGTCATCCGCGGCCGGCTGAAGCCGATCCTCGAGGCGCTGGACATCAACGGGCAGCTGATCGCCGCAACGCTCGCCGGTACCGACGCCGAGGAACTGCAGGCCGCGGCCCAGGAGCTTCTCGCCCGGCGCCAGGCGGTGCGGGACATCATCGACTACAGCGGTGAAGAAGGGGAGATCCACAAGGCCGAGCGGTCGGCGTTCATGCAGCTGCAGAGCGCGATCGACGAACTCGCCGTCGCAAACGACGACTTCGGCTTCAGCGCCGACAAGGCGGCGGCGGCACAGAAGCGCCTGGTCGAGGAATATCTCGGCCTCGCCGATGCGATCGAGCCGATGACGGCCGCCGAAAAGGCGCTGGCGGCAATGAACGAGCGGATCGCCCAGACGGCCGAGCTGGCGAAGCAGGTCGGGATCGACCTGACGCCGGCGGAGATCGAGACGAAGCTCCGCGAGCAGCTGCGCACCGGCTTCGACGGGGGGATCGCCGAGCAGATCAAGGCGCTCACCGATCCGCTGGGCGCGGCGCTCGATGCCTGGCAGAAGGCGGCCGACGCCCGGCTGGCCGATGCCAAGTTGCTGGGCGGGAACCTCGTCGAGGTCGAGCGGCTAAACGCGATCGAGCGCCAGAGGATCGTCGAGCAGTATACCGGCGCTGCGGCCGATACGATCCGCGGCTTCCTGACGGACCAGTTCCAGGGTGCCGGCTCGGTCCTGGCGCCGCGCACGACACTGGTGAATGCCGAGGCCGAGTTCGATCGCCTGCTCGGCCTCGCACGGGGCGGTGACGCAGCGGCCCTCGCGGACATCACCAGCGCTGCACAGAACTATCTCAACGCGCAGCGCGCGATCAGCGCCAGCGGTCCGGAGTTCTTCCAGGTCTTCGACCGGGTCACCGATAGCCTGAAGGCTTTCGTCGGCGACACGACCGGCATGCTGTCGTCAGGCGCCACGGCGGCCGCATCCCTGGTACCGCTTCTCGGTGACATCGAGAAGGCGACCGCGGACGGGAACGCCGCCATCGTCGCCGAGCTGGTCGGCCTGCGCCGGACCCTGGCCGGAGGACTGACGAGCGGGCCGACCGCCGCCGCGATCGTCAACGTGCAGCCCGCCGCCGTTACGGTGGTGGCGGACCTCGCCGCAGCCGGGACCCCAAGCTACGCGGCGGGCGACGCCGCCGCCGGCGCCATGGCGCGGGTGGCGAGCAACACGGAACAGCTGGGGCCGATCCTGAAGAGCCTCGCTTCGGAATCGGCGCGCGGCTTCGAGCGCCTGGTGCAGGAGAACCGCATGCTGAACCGTAAGGTGGAAGAGCTGACCGAGGCGGTCCGTCGCCAGCAGGATGCGCTCGACCGGCTCACGGCCAGAGTGAGGGCCGCCTGATGGCGATCGTTGGCCTCGCCGCCCACCAGACGAGTGCTACGACCGGAACGGGAGCCTACGATCTCGACGGGGACGTCGCCGGCGCCCTGAGCCTCGTGCAGGGTGCTGCGATCGAGAGCGGCGACAATGTCGGGCCGTGGGCGGTCGAGTATGTCGCGCGCTCCGGCACTAACATCGAGAACGGCATCGGCACCCTGACGGCCGGCGCCCCGGCGACGTTGACGCGCGACACGATCATCCGGTCGACCAACGGCAACGCGGCGATCGCCTGGGGCGGCGGTACGCGCGACGTCTTCCTGGCGCCGGGCGCCACGACGCTGAGCCTCCTGTCCGAGGCGACCGCCGATGCCGATCCCGACACGCTCGCGCGCCGGGATGCCTCGGGGCGGCTGCGCGCCGCCACGCCAACTGCCTCGTCGCATCTGGCGACCAAGGGCTATGTCGACGCGGCAGACATCTTCCTGCAGGACGCGGTCGAAGATGCGCAGACCACGGCCGATGCGGCCCAGGATGCGGCTGATGCCGCGGCGGGTGCGGGCACCGCGCACGCGGCACGGACCGACAACCCGCACGCGGTGACGAAGGCACAGGTCGGCCTCGGCGACGTGCTGAACTTCGCGCAGCTCTACCTGACGGTGGCGACCGTCGGCGCGGCCGGTTCCCTGGCCTTCTCGAACGGCACGACGACATTCGCCCTGAAATGGGGTGCCGTCACCGGGATCGCGGCAGGCGCCAACCAGGGGGTCACCTATCCGGCTGCCTTCCCCACGGCCACGCTCGCAGTGATGACCCAGCACCGGAACGCCAGCTTCTCGGGATCGAACAGCGTGACGACGGGCGTGCACTCGGAGACCGCCGCCAGCTTCACGATCTACAACAACGCCAGCATGGCGGTCGACCTCTTCTGGTTCGCGATCGGGCACTGAGATGATTCCCGGAACGACGACCCTCGCGACCTGGTCGGTCGCGACGCTGCCGCTCGCCCACGCGGTGGCCGACCCGCTGCAGCTCCTGCTGGCCGATCCCGATGCCGAGCTTCTATTCGTGCTCGCCGCATACCCGCAGCCCCTTGCCGGGCTGGACAGCGACTTTCCCTATGCACTCGCGACGGAGCCGCTGGCGGCGCTCGACGAGGCGGAAGAAGGCGAGGATCACACGATCCTGCTGTCCGACCGCGGCTACACGACGGGCGCCGACGAGGATCCGCCGCATCGGCACTTCCCGCCACGGCTGGCGACCGCCTTCAACTTCGAGAGCGCAATTCCGCGGCCCGGCCGGGACGACCCGGCGACGCTGAGCTATGGAGAGATCCGCATCGCCAACGGCGATCGCGCCTACGACCACCTGCTCGACTATTCCTGGACGGGCCGACGCGTCGACCTGCTGGTCGGCGGCACACTGAAGCCGCGGCGGCATGGCGAGCGCCGCCTGAAGTTCCACGAGTTCGGGACGATGTTCCGCGGCACGGTCGAGGCGATCGAAGCGGACGATACCAGCCTGCGGCTGACCATGCGCGACCCTGCGGCGCGCCTGGAACGGGTGCCGCCGCGAACGTTGTTCGCCGGGACGGGAGGCCTGGAAGGCGGTGAAGATCTCGACGGCTTGGCGAAGCCGATAGGCTGGGGCCGCAACCGCAACGTCCCGCCCGTTCAGCTCGATGCCGTCGACCTCGTCTACATGCTGTCGGCCGGGCCGATCCAGGCGGTGCTGGCCGTCCGCGACAAGGGCATATCGCTCGGCTTCGCCGGCGACCATGCCGACCTCGCCGCACTGCTGTCCGCCAGCCTGGCGCCGGGGGACTATGCGACGTGCCTCGCCCTCGGCGTGCTGCGGCTGGGGGCGCCGCCGGGGGGACGGGTCACGGCGGATTTTGAGGGCGACATCTCGTCGGGCTATCCCGACACGGCCGCCGCGATCGTCCGGCGCCTGGCGACGCTCTATGGCGGTTTCGTCGACCCGGACGAGATCGACGCCGCCGCCTTCGCCGGGCTGGCCGCACCGCAGGCAATGCACCTCTGGCTGGGCCCGCAGGACGGCCGCACGATCGACCAACTGATCCGCACGCTGATGGACAGCGTCGAGGGCTGGGTGGGCTTCACCCGCGACGGCCGGCTGACGCTCGGACTGCATCGGCCGCCGGAAGTGGAATCCGCGACCACGGACATCGAGGCGGCCGACGAGATCGGCCGCAGCCTGGCGATCGTCCAGTCCGAGGACCCGGTCTGGCGCGCGCGCATCGGGTACGACGGACTGGAGCTGGTGCAGTCGGCCGACGAACTGGCCGAGGGCGTGGCGGCCGAGGAGCGAGCTTACTACGGCCGGGCGCACCGTTTCGCACCCTATGTCGATTCCGTCGTGGAAGGCCTGCATGCGCGGCCGCGCGACGTGGAGCGCGCGACGCAGATCGACGATCCGGCCGATGCCGCCGACCTCGCCCGAACGATCGTCCTGCGCGACGGGCAGATCCGGCGGGTCTGGAGCCTCGATGTCGCACGCGGGCTGCTGCGATTCCGGCCGGGGGCCGTCGTGCGCCTGACCTCGCCCCGCTACGGCCTGGGCAGCGGCCGGCCGCTGCGGGTGATGCGCGTCGTCGAGCGCGCGAACATGCGGACCGTCCGACTCGATCTCTGGGGGTGACATGGGCAACCTGATCCTGGCGCTGCCGACAATCTCGGACCGCGCGGTGATCGCGGCCGGCAGCGCCGCGGCGACGATGGAAGCGGCGAACCTGCAGAGCGTGCAGCCGGGCGACCGCTGGCGCGCGACCGACCTTAGCAACGCCTGGCTGCAGATCGACCTGGGTGCGGCCGCGGCCGTCCGGATGATCTGGCTGGGCTACACGAACGCGAGCGCCGGTGCTCTATGGCGAGTCAGAGCGGCGAATACGCTCGCGGATCTGACCGGATCCCCCGCCTACGACAGCGGCTGGATCGCGCATCGCGTCGGGAACACCGCAGACTGGAATCGCACCCACGCCTTCCTCTGGCTGACCGCGACGATCGCGCACCCGCACTGGCGCATCGACATCGACGATGGCGACAACCCGGACGGCTGGTACGAGGCCGGACGCCTCTATCTCGCCGACCCGTGGCAGCCCAGCCGCAACCGCCGCTACGGCGCCGCCGACGGCTATGCCGACGACAGCGGCGCCGAACGCGCGCGGGGCGGGCAAACCTATGTCGCCGAAGGCGGACAGTGGCGCGAGGGCAGCTTCACCCTCGGCTTCATGGATCGGGAAGAGATGCAGGCGAACGCCGCCCGCATCGACCGGCTGGTCGGCACGCGGCGCGACCTGCTGATCCTCTACGACCCGGACGACACGGGCCGGCTGATGGACGAGTGCTTCTATGCGCGCCTGACCGAACTGCGCCCGCTGCTGCTGCCGCATCACCGGCTCTACGAGAAGAGCTACGCCTTCGCCGAGTGGGAGCTGCCCTGATGAGCCTGGCGAACCGCGCGCAGCAGACGAGCAGCACGAAGGGCACGGCCACCTATGTCCTCGACGGGACCAAGCCGGGGCGGCAGCGCCTGTCGACAGCGATGGCGAAGGTGGCGGAGCGGCTGGGGCTGGCGGGCGGTACGGCGGGCCCGTGGAGGATCCGCTACACCGCAACGGACGCGACCGGACGGCATGAGGTCGGATACGGGACGCTCACGCGGGGCGCAGGCGGCGCCTTCGACACCCTGACGCGGGACGAGATCCTCGACAGCGCTGCGAACGACGGCGCGGTGAACTGGCCGACCGGGACGCGCACCATCACCGTGACGATCGACGGCGACGCGGTGGGCTCGCTGCTCGACCTGAACGCCCCGCTCGGTCCGGTGCAGCGCACCGGCCGCGACCGCTACGGCTGGGGCCTCGTCGCCGACGGCGAGACGGACAACGCCGCCGCGCTGGAGGCGGCGATCAACGCCAGCAACGGCCTGCCGGTCGACCTGCCGCCGGGGACGCTGAAGGTCGGGCGGGCGCTCGTCATCACGGCTGGGTCGTTCCATCTGCGCGGCGCGCGCGGCGAGCGCGGCCAAGTGAAGGGCGGCCAGGGCACGGTCATCGACGCTGCGGACATCGCCGCCGGCGACTGGCTGGTGGACGCCTACTCGGCGGAGGCGCCGCTGACGAACGGCATCGGCCCGTTCACCGTCGAGAATGTCGAGGTGCGCCTCGGCCTCGCCAACGGCTTCCAGTTCGGCCGGCCGGACCTGTCGAACGCCGGCCAGACCGACCGCAGCCAGTACGACACCGTCGCCGACGGCAGCGGCCAGCGCTATGTGCACGGCGTCCGCTTCTCGCACTGCAAGATCGTCGGCACCCGCGTCACGCCGGCGAGCGACGGCAACGGCATCATCGCCCGATCGGGGCAGCGGCTGATCCGCCTCGCCAAGGCGTTCGAGAGCGTCGTCG from Constrictibacter sp. MBR-5 harbors:
- a CDS encoding tape measure protein → MADRELSIRLSLKDAETVRRALEAVGRDGQAAFDRMTRAAEPASVRLRLVNTAAAEGQAVMRNYAAQLGPVGNALGMLSTRGLVAAAGIGAVALAIGKGLGVSRQLETLKASLVTVTGSASAAATAFEQITAFTTETPFTLDQVASAFIKLKALGLDPSEAALRSYGNTASAMGKSLDQLIEAVADAATGEFERLKEFGIRASSEGSRVTFTFRGISTTVQKEAQAIEGYLRRLGDVEFAGGMERQAQTLETQISNLTDAWRLFLAEVANVSGARSAAGGFLTWLTEAATQARRGLAATTDFSRQIVENARQIRTIEDELAQLRAMGMSEKDPEVSSRLPILARMREEEAKLIAAARAEADAAGADAARVKAEADAQAAAKAEARAAAIARLTAEQAREIELARMAADVRAQQNAADRAEADLRKEVADATDAEIAAARARAIEAVKTQQAVSAAASAGSKAEADAAREAKKNAEDWLRVIGTVNEEQRRSTEAKAEAHDDIAEQIAGIEAETRQFGLSNVEREIAVELIKAEALAKRANTAVTEDERKAIEAATRARAAERERIEQQTRAREDAAREAERTTDRVVDYAGDTFADFFADTPKSWKDMWNDMYSTAKQTLAKLGGDLILRPVIAPVVNAVYGVQGAGDAPGLGGIGGGATGTRGPGITDLGNLLSQQNAIFGGLTSSINSFGASLGFASGAQIAAPSASFVGPMPLAQGSLFGTTTLSGFLGGVGAGFGAGTMLGSLLGATQTNSMIGSGGGALLGAGIGSIVPGIGTLVGGLVGGLLGGGLSALFGKGGKDKLKILSADNPQGNALLGDTFDDDLALRSPFGYVGLSDNKTSGHDAAFVSKLVQTLRRSDQGAAQYLSGSEIATVSTALQNQGGYNRSDRKFGEEEFGKVIRGRLKPILEALDINGQLIAATLAGTDAEELQAAAQELLARRQAVRDIIDYSGEEGEIHKAERSAFMQLQSAIDELAVANDDFGFSADKAAAAQKRLVEEYLGLADAIEPMTAAEKALAAMNERIAQTAELAKQVGIDLTPAEIETKLREQLRTGFDGGIAEQIKALTDPLGAALDAWQKAADARLADAKLLGGNLVEVERLNAIERQRIVEQYTGAAADTIRGFLTDQFQGAGSVLAPRTTLVNAEAEFDRLLGLARGGDAAALADITSAAQNYLNAQRAISASGPEFFQVFDRVTDSLKAFVGDTTGMLSSGATAAASLVPLLGDIEKATADGNAAIVAELVGLRRTLAGGLTSGPTAAAIVNVQPAAVTVVADLAAAGTPSYAAGDAAAGAMARVASNTEQLGPILKSLASESARGFERLVQENRMLNRKVEELTEAVRRQQDALDRLTARVRAA
- a CDS encoding DUF6441 family protein, whose product is MLDVWQLFRGGTGPGFLPDAGGVMDQPTAMLRAFARAGKRAIAAGRTTTVIMFVLLPQTRLKKRLDVKGAGERWVGRLPGLILKEWQAAPVDAALSRRGR
- a CDS encoding thiamine pyrophosphate-dependent enzyme, which encodes MKGGEALVETLLAWGVDIAFSVPGESYLPVLAALQQAQNRIRLITPRHEGGVTFAAAAYGRIARRPAVCFVSRGPGATNASIGVHTAMQDSIPLVLFIGNVPTGSLGKEAFQEIDYHRMYGAIAKGVLEPQHARQVPEVTARALTLASTGRPGPVIVIMPKDISDGDTGDAPIPQPGPKPSAGCDAAAAAEIAGLLAAAKRPILLAGELVSVEAASAELVALAEACGAPVIATYRQEDTYPNDHAAYAGHIEIDRVPFQTDAFAACDLIVAVGCRLDGITTRDFSLIRPDQKLVHIFPDWDVLSRWRSTVAVAANLKPTLAAVTAAVSGTAPADRVAWRDGLHAAQLDFVKADAVAVNGPVNLAKVVEAVDALAPEESVILCDSGTFARWVHRFYRFTRPHTQAGPMSGAMGYAVPGAIGTCLAKPDAPSIAFVGDGGFLMTGQELTTAVQHGLPVKVVLCDNNAWGSILVSQQRAYGTPGEFGTRLQSPDFAAVARGYGMPAWRVEKTADFEAAFREALAHPGPTLIHLLLDSRDVSPFSGEDAKV